From Cannabis sativa cultivar Pink pepper isolate KNU-18-1 chromosome 8, ASM2916894v1, whole genome shotgun sequence, a single genomic window includes:
- the LOC115698623 gene encoding 36.4 kDa proline-rich protein: MGKYAVATTFLLLLNLGTLLTAFANSYCPPPEYPPKIPPKHPPKVKPPFHPKPPKHPPHVKPPYVPKPPVVHPPNPPHVKPPYTPKPPHVKPPYKPPHIKPPPYVPKPPIVKPPPYTPKPPAVKPPPYVPKPPVVLPPPYVPKPPVVQPPPVVQPPPYTPNPPVVTPPPVVKPPPSTPSPVVPKPSPPVETPCPPPPPAQQTCPIDTLKLGACVDVLGGLIHIGIGESAKEKCCPVLQGLVDLDAAICLCTTIKAKLLNINIIIPIALQVLVDCGKTPPSGFQCPA, from the coding sequence ATGGGGAAGTATGCTGTAGCAACCACCTTCCTCCTCTTGCTGAACTTGGGTACCTTACTCACTGCCTTTGCTAACTCATACTGTCCACCACCGGAATACCCTCCAAAAATTCCACCCAAACACCCACCAAAGGTGAAGCCACCATTCCACCCTAAACCACCAAAACACCCTCCTCATGTCAAACCACCATATGTACCAAAACCACCAGTGGTGCACCCTCCCAACCCTCCTCACGTCAAACCACCATACACACCAAAACCACCACACGTCAAACCACCTTACAAACCTCCACACATCAAACCCCCACCCTACGTCCCCAAGCCACCCATCGTAAAACCTCCACCCTACACCCCTAAACCACCTGCAGTAAAACCACCACCCTACGTCCCCAAGCCACCGGTCGTGCTACCCCCTCCTTACGTACCTAAGCCTCCGGTCGTGCAGCCACCTCCTGTCGTTCAACCACCTCCGTACACTCCAAATCCACCAGTGGTGACACCGCCGCCGGTTGTAAAACCACCTCCTTCAACACCATCGCCAGTAGTACCTAAGCCGAGTCCACCTGTAGAAACTCCCTGTCCTCCTCCGCCCCCAGCACAGCAGACTTGTCCCATCGACACTCTAAAGCTCGGGGCTTGCGTGGACGTGTTGGGTGGATTGATTCACATAGGTATCGGCGAAAGTGCCAAGGAGAAGTGTTGTCCTGTGCTTCAGGGTCTAGTAGACCTGGACGCGGCCATTTGCCTCTGCACCACCATTAAGGCTAAGCTTCTTAACATCAACATTATCATCCCTATTGCTCTTCAGGTCCTCGTTGACTGTGGGAAGACTCCTCCGTCAGGTTTCCAGTGTCCGGCTTAG
- the LOC133030285 gene encoding uncharacterized protein LOC133030285 — protein sequence MVSEDTLPTASMARPTTRSQDGAPPSMADQTIAEINSDHPPAPNHNSSAVPRRHQQVSNQNQEPDLVPNQETSATAADNNTIIPAVRDLTEDHSSPFFLSTGDHPGLVLVLTVLTGTNYQAWKRGITMALTAKNKIAFINGSLPRPETSNFSLNSWLRCNNMVMSWLVNSVSPEIAQSIMYFDLATDMWNDLADRFNEGNGPRIFQLQTQLTRLQQGDLSVSSYFTKLKSIWDELKEFQPITSCTCGAMNFFFLDYYNQNRVLQFLTGLNESFASVRAQILLNEPLPNLSRVFAMIIQEERQRSLGSVEVPLAVASSSNNPPRNKKPRPSCSNCGKPGHLVDKCYFLHGFPPGYGDKKKQEKNKGKANLASCTNEKSDAETSSLNNDISTRCQQLISLLSQQLSNNTNPEPTVITPAASNFAGSYPECGDWNC from the exons ATGGTATCAGAAGACACCTTGCCCACCGCTTCCATGGCAAGGCCCACAACTCGATCACAAGATGGTGCTCCTCCATCAATGGCTGATCAAACAATAGCTGAGATCAATTCTGATCATCCTCCAGCTCCCAATCACAATTCCTCAGCAGTTCCTCGGCGACATCAACAGGTTTCTAACCAGAATCAAGAACCTGATCTGGTTCCAAATCAAGAAACCTCCGCCACTGCTGCAGATaacaatacaataattcctGCTGTTCGCGATCTCACCGAAGATCACTCAAGCCCGTTCTTCCTAAGCACGGGAGATCATCCTGGTTTGGTCCTTGTTTTGACTGTCCTCACTGGAACTAATTACCAAGCATGGAAAAGAGGGATAACGATGGCTTTGACTGCCAAGAACAAGATCGCATTCATCAATGGCAGTCTCCCTCGACCTGAAACTAGTAATTTTTCCCTTAATTCTTGGCTTCGTTGTAACAACATGGTTATGTCCTGGTTAGTGAATTCTGTTTCTCCTGAAATAGCTCAATCGATCATGTATTTTGACCTAGCCACTGACATGTGGAATGATCTGGCCGATCGTTTCAATGAGGGAAATGGTCCTCGCATTTTCCAACTCCAAACCCAATTAACCCGATTACAACAGGGTGATCTTTCTGTTTCATCATACTTCACAAAACTTAAGTCCATTTGGGATGAGTTGAAAGAATTTCAACCCATTACCTCTTGCACTTGTGGAgccatgaattttttttttttggattactATAACCAAAACCGAGTTCTTCAGTTTTTAACTGGTTTAAATGAGTCTTTCGCTTCAGTTCGAGCTCAAATTTTGCTCAATGAACCACTCCCCAATTTGTCTCGAGTCTTTGCCATGATAATCCAAGAAGAACGCCAAAGGTCTCTTGGTTCTGTGGAAGTCCCTTTAGCTGTTGCTTCCAGCTCTAATAATCCACCAAGAAACAAGAAACCACGCCCTTCTTGCTCGAATTGTGGCAAACCTGGTCACTTGGTCGACAAATGTTATTTTCTACATGGGTTTCCCCCCGGTTATGGTGACAAAAAGAAGCAAGAAAAGAACAAAGGCAAAGCCAATCTTGCTTCCTGCACCAATGAAAAATCTGATGCAGAGACTTCCTCACTCAACAATGATATCTCCACCAGATGCCAACAATTGATTTCATTGCTCAGCCAACAACTCAGCAATAATACCAATCCTGAACCTACTGTCATCACACCAGCTGCATCAAATTTTGCAG GATCCTATCCGGAATGTGGTGATTGGAATTGCTAG